A portion of the Streptomyces coeruleoprunus genome contains these proteins:
- the ilvC gene encoding ketol-acid reductoisomerase produces the protein MAELFYDDDADLSIIQGRKVAVIGYGSQGHAHALSLRDSGVDVRVGLHEGSKSKAKAEEQGLRVVTPAEAAAEADVIMVLIPDPIQAQVYEESIKDNLKDGDALFFAHGFNVRFGFIKPPAGVDVALVAPKGPGHLVRRQYEEGRGVPAIAAVEQDATGNAFQLALSYAKAIGGTRAGVIKTTFTEETETDLFGEQAVLCGGTSALVKAGFETLVEAGYQPEIAYFECLHELKLIVDLMYEGGLEKMRWSVSETAEWGDYVTGPRIITDATKAEMKKVLTEIQDGTFAKNWMDEYHGGLKKYNEYKTQDSEHLLETTGKELRKLMSWVDNDEA, from the coding sequence GTGGCCGAGCTGTTCTACGACGACGACGCCGACCTGTCCATCATCCAGGGCCGCAAGGTCGCGGTGATCGGTTACGGCAGCCAGGGCCACGCCCACGCGCTGTCGCTCCGCGACTCCGGCGTCGACGTCCGCGTCGGTCTGCACGAGGGCTCCAAGTCCAAGGCGAAGGCCGAGGAGCAGGGCCTGCGTGTGGTCACCCCGGCCGAGGCCGCCGCCGAGGCCGACGTGATCATGGTCCTGATCCCGGACCCGATCCAGGCCCAGGTCTACGAGGAGTCCATCAAGGACAACCTGAAGGACGGCGACGCGCTGTTCTTCGCCCACGGCTTCAACGTCCGCTTCGGCTTCATCAAGCCCCCGGCCGGCGTCGACGTCGCCCTCGTCGCCCCGAAGGGCCCGGGCCACCTGGTCCGCCGCCAGTACGAGGAGGGTCGCGGCGTCCCGGCGATCGCGGCGGTCGAGCAGGACGCCACGGGCAACGCGTTCCAGCTCGCGCTGTCCTACGCGAAGGCCATCGGGGGCACCCGCGCCGGCGTCATCAAGACGACCTTCACCGAGGAGACCGAGACCGACCTGTTCGGTGAGCAGGCCGTGCTCTGCGGCGGTACGTCCGCGCTCGTCAAGGCGGGCTTCGAGACCCTGGTCGAGGCCGGCTACCAGCCGGAGATCGCCTACTTCGAGTGCCTCCACGAGCTGAAGCTGATCGTCGACCTGATGTACGAGGGCGGCCTGGAGAAGATGCGCTGGTCGGTCTCCGAGACCGCCGAGTGGGGCGACTACGTCACCGGCCCGCGGATCATCACCGACGCCACCAAGGCCGAGATGAAGAAGGTCCTCACCGAGATCCAGGACGGCACCTTCGCCAAGAACTGGATGGACGAGTACCACGGCGGCCTGAAGAAGTACAACGAGTACAAGACGCAGGACTCCGAGCACCTGCTGGAGACCACCGGCAAGGAGCTGCGCAAGCTCATGAGCTGGGTGGACAACGACGAGGCCTGA
- a CDS encoding putative bifunctional diguanylate cyclase/phosphodiesterase → MSAPGMIIERRPVPGGGPEGPGRGAGSTRGQLLLALFCGGYATGAVFGWGSQQLALIMGDFGLAAAALAAAVSCFLYARAHGSRFRPAWLLFAFSSAMAAAGNAVWGWYEVVRERPVPSPSLADLFFLLFAPPAIVGLLVLAKRPVTRAGWVCLALDSWLIAGSLLTLSWSLALAHTTHFEGESVAHAALSLAYPLLDIVLVSMVLALHFRRSKGNRSAVHTAIAALALTVLCDALFTSPLLREDYRSGQLLDAGWFAGSLLLAYAPWGARRTAETAVPHRGPRPPRHLRHSSRPIAGSLAALTPYLAAAVCTLGILYNVIEGRHVDRVVVFTGCTVVLALVVRQGIMLLDNIALTHELAQKENHFRSLVQSSSDVIMIAAPSGVLRYVSPAASGVYGRDADELIGTELAALIHPDDLGAVVHEVRRFLAANPAEEPTTRIECRFRSGTGDWLNVESTVNRHQGGLIFNSRDVTERVRLQAQLQHNAEHDPLTDLPNRALFTQRVRQALSGRRAGDSGTAVLFIDLDGFKGVNDRLGHQAGDELLVQAARRLQDSVRAGDTAARLGGDEFAALIAGDAGREPGAREFQVHEIADRLRLTLSQPYQVEGNEVRVAASIGVAFAEPGISAGDLLRNADLAMYRAKAGGKNRVELYAPQMQADVVRRTELATRLRSALHDGEFALLHQPVVDLATGRITAVAAHPRWRSGQGILFTPAEFLRVADGERAAELGRWMIEEAVEQAAERHRLGHRVPVSVRVPARRLLDRSTPLSTVEALLTRHGLPAGALIVELADSDPRIPFDELEQRLVALRRLGVRIALDGFGSGYAAITALRRLPVDILKLDRGLVEGVVESARLHKITSGLLRIAGDLGLQSVADGVDVPEQVLALRAMGCTHAQGMAFSGPLDEYRLRRALVGEEYPVPVGVPLPVLTGTPTTGTLPPMRSHNETRVPPT, encoded by the coding sequence ATGAGCGCCCCCGGGATGATCATCGAGCGCCGGCCCGTCCCGGGCGGCGGACCCGAAGGCCCGGGCCGCGGAGCCGGATCCACCCGCGGCCAGCTCCTCCTCGCCCTCTTCTGCGGCGGGTACGCCACGGGTGCGGTCTTCGGCTGGGGATCCCAGCAACTCGCCCTGATCATGGGCGACTTCGGGCTCGCCGCCGCCGCCCTCGCGGCCGCCGTCTCCTGCTTCCTCTACGCCCGCGCCCACGGCAGCCGCTTCCGGCCCGCCTGGCTGCTGTTCGCGTTCTCCTCCGCCATGGCGGCCGCGGGCAACGCGGTCTGGGGCTGGTACGAGGTGGTGCGCGAGCGCCCGGTGCCCAGCCCCTCGCTCGCCGACCTGTTCTTCCTGCTCTTCGCGCCGCCCGCCATCGTCGGGCTGCTCGTCCTCGCCAAGCGGCCCGTCACCCGGGCCGGCTGGGTCTGCCTCGCCCTGGACTCCTGGCTGATCGCCGGATCCCTGCTCACGCTCTCCTGGAGCCTCGCCCTCGCGCACACCACGCACTTCGAGGGCGAGAGCGTCGCCCACGCCGCCCTGTCGCTGGCCTACCCGCTGCTCGACATCGTTCTCGTCAGCATGGTCCTCGCCCTGCACTTCCGGCGCTCCAAGGGCAACCGCTCCGCGGTCCACACCGCCATCGCGGCCCTCGCCCTGACCGTCCTGTGCGACGCCCTGTTCACCTCGCCGCTGCTGCGCGAGGACTACCGCTCGGGCCAGCTCCTCGACGCGGGCTGGTTCGCCGGCTCCCTGCTCCTGGCGTACGCGCCGTGGGGCGCACGGCGCACCGCCGAGACCGCGGTCCCGCACCGCGGCCCCCGCCCGCCGCGCCACCTCCGTCACTCCAGCCGGCCCATCGCCGGATCGCTCGCCGCCCTCACCCCGTACCTGGCGGCCGCGGTCTGCACGCTCGGCATCCTGTACAACGTCATCGAGGGCCGCCACGTGGACCGGGTCGTCGTCTTCACCGGCTGCACCGTCGTGCTGGCCCTCGTCGTGCGGCAGGGCATCATGCTGCTCGACAACATCGCGCTCACCCACGAACTGGCCCAGAAGGAGAACCACTTCCGGTCCCTCGTGCAGAGCTCCAGCGACGTCATCATGATCGCCGCACCCAGCGGCGTCCTGCGCTACGTCAGCCCGGCCGCCTCAGGCGTGTACGGACGGGACGCCGACGAGCTGATCGGCACCGAGCTCGCCGCGCTCATCCACCCCGACGACCTCGGCGCGGTCGTCCACGAGGTACGGCGCTTCCTCGCCGCGAACCCCGCCGAGGAGCCGACCACCCGGATCGAATGCCGCTTCAGGTCCGGCACCGGCGACTGGCTCAACGTCGAATCCACGGTCAACCGCCACCAGGGCGGCCTGATCTTCAACAGCCGGGACGTCACCGAACGCGTCCGCCTCCAGGCCCAGCTCCAGCACAACGCCGAGCACGACCCGCTCACCGACCTGCCCAACCGGGCGCTGTTCACCCAGCGCGTCCGCCAGGCCCTCAGCGGCCGCAGGGCCGGTGACTCCGGCACGGCCGTGCTGTTCATCGACCTCGACGGCTTCAAGGGCGTCAACGACCGGCTGGGCCACCAGGCGGGCGACGAACTGCTCGTCCAGGCCGCGCGCCGCCTCCAGGACTCCGTACGGGCCGGCGACACCGCCGCCCGGCTCGGCGGCGACGAGTTCGCCGCGCTCATCGCGGGCGACGCCGGCCGCGAACCGGGGGCCCGCGAGTTCCAGGTCCACGAGATCGCCGACCGGTTGCGCCTCACCCTGTCCCAGCCGTACCAGGTGGAGGGCAACGAGGTGCGGGTCGCCGCCTCCATCGGCGTCGCCTTCGCCGAGCCCGGCATCAGCGCCGGGGACCTCCTGCGCAACGCCGACCTCGCCATGTACCGGGCCAAGGCCGGCGGCAAGAACCGCGTCGAGCTGTACGCCCCGCAGATGCAGGCCGACGTCGTCCGCCGCACCGAACTGGCCACCCGGCTGCGCAGCGCGCTCCACGACGGCGAGTTCGCGCTGCTCCACCAGCCCGTCGTGGACCTCGCCACCGGCCGGATCACCGCCGTGGCCGCCCACCCCCGGTGGCGCTCCGGCCAGGGCATCCTGTTCACGCCGGCCGAATTCCTGCGGGTCGCCGACGGCGAACGCGCCGCCGAACTGGGCCGCTGGATGATCGAGGAAGCCGTCGAACAGGCCGCCGAGCGCCACCGCCTCGGCCACCGCGTCCCCGTGTCCGTACGGGTCCCCGCCCGCCGGCTCCTCGACCGCTCCACGCCCCTGTCCACCGTCGAGGCCCTGCTGACCCGGCACGGGCTGCCCGCCGGCGCGCTGATCGTCGAGCTGGCCGACAGTGACCCGCGGATCCCCTTCGACGAGCTGGAACAGCGCCTGGTCGCCCTGCGCCGGCTCGGGGTGCGCATCGCCCTCGACGGCTTCGGCAGCGGATATGCCGCCATCACCGCCCTGCGCCGGCTCCCCGTGGACATACTGAAGCTGGACCGGGGTCTCGTCGAAGGCGTCGTCGAGTCCGCCCGCCTGCACAAGATCACCAGCGGGCTGCTGAGGATCGCCGGCGACCTCGGCCTCCAGTCCGTCGCCGACGGCGTCGACGTACCGGAGCAGGTCCTCGCCCTGCGCGCCATGGGCTGCACGCACGCCCAGGGCATGGCCTTCTCCGGCCCGCTCGACGAGTACCGGCTGCGCCGCGCCCTGGTCGGGGAGGAGTACCCGGTGCCCGTCGGAGTGCCCCTGCCGGTGCTCACCGGCACGCCCACGACCGGCACTCTTCCGCCAATGCGCTCACATAATGAGACGCGCGTCCCACCCACTTGA
- a CDS encoding acetolactate synthase large subunit — protein MQMTEQATGAHHPQPRPRSGGQPSASVEHVTGAQSLIRSLEEVGAETVFGIPGGAILPAYDPMMDSSRVRHILVRHEQGAGHAATGYAQATGKVGVCMATSGPGATNLVTPIADAHMDSVPLVAITGQVSSKAIGTDAFQEADICGITMPITKHNFLVTNADDIPRTIAEAFHIASTGRPGPVLVDISKDALQARTTFSWPPQTDLPGYRPVTKPHAKQIREAAKLITAAKRPVLYVGGGVLKAGATAELKVLAELTGAPVTTTLMALGAFPDTHPQHVGMPGMHGSVTAVTALQKADLIVALGARFDDRVTGKLESFAPYAKVVHADIDPAEIGKNRAADVPIVGDAREVIADLVQAVQAEHNEGNTGDYTAWWKDLNRWRETYPLGYDQPEDGSLAPQQVIQRIGQLAPEGTIFAAGVGQHQMWAAHFIDYDQPATWLNSGGAGTMGYAVPAAMGAKAGVPERTVWAIDGDGCFQMTNQELVTCALNNIPIKVAIINNGALGMVRQWQTLFYNQRYSNTVLHSGPEADGRQPSAGTRIPDFVKLSEAMGCVAMRCERPEDLDKVIAEANAINDRPVVIDFIVHEDAQVWPMVAAGTSNDEVMAARGVRPDFGDSEDD, from the coding sequence ATGCAGATGACCGAGCAGGCCACCGGGGCCCACCACCCGCAGCCGCGGCCCCGTTCCGGCGGACAGCCCTCCGCCTCCGTTGAACACGTCACGGGCGCCCAGTCCCTCATCCGTTCTCTCGAGGAAGTCGGCGCCGAGACGGTATTCGGCATCCCCGGCGGTGCGATCCTCCCCGCCTACGACCCGATGATGGACTCCTCCCGGGTCCGCCACATCCTCGTCCGCCACGAGCAGGGCGCGGGCCACGCCGCCACCGGCTACGCCCAGGCCACCGGCAAGGTCGGCGTCTGCATGGCCACCTCCGGCCCCGGCGCCACCAACCTGGTCACCCCGATCGCCGACGCCCACATGGACTCCGTCCCGCTCGTCGCGATCACCGGCCAGGTCTCCTCCAAGGCGATCGGCACCGACGCCTTCCAGGAGGCGGACATCTGCGGCATCACCATGCCGATCACCAAGCACAACTTCCTGGTGACCAACGCCGACGACATCCCGCGGACCATCGCCGAGGCCTTCCACATCGCCTCCACCGGCCGCCCCGGACCCGTCCTCGTCGACATCTCCAAGGACGCCCTCCAGGCCCGGACGACCTTCAGCTGGCCGCCGCAGACCGACCTGCCCGGCTACCGCCCGGTCACCAAGCCGCACGCCAAGCAGATCCGCGAGGCCGCCAAGCTGATCACGGCCGCCAAGCGCCCCGTCCTGTACGTCGGCGGCGGCGTCCTGAAGGCCGGCGCCACCGCCGAGCTGAAGGTCCTGGCCGAGCTGACCGGCGCGCCGGTCACCACCACGCTGATGGCCCTGGGCGCCTTCCCCGACACCCACCCGCAGCACGTCGGCATGCCCGGCATGCACGGCTCCGTCACCGCCGTCACCGCGCTGCAGAAGGCCGACCTGATCGTCGCGCTCGGCGCCCGCTTCGACGACCGCGTCACCGGCAAGCTGGAGAGCTTCGCCCCGTACGCCAAGGTCGTCCACGCGGACATCGACCCGGCCGAGATCGGCAAGAACCGCGCCGCCGACGTCCCGATCGTCGGTGACGCCCGCGAGGTCATCGCCGACCTGGTCCAGGCCGTCCAGGCCGAGCACAACGAGGGCAACACCGGCGACTACACCGCCTGGTGGAAGGACCTCAATCGCTGGCGCGAGACCTACCCCCTGGGCTACGACCAGCCCGAGGACGGCTCCCTCGCCCCCCAGCAGGTCATCCAGCGCATCGGTCAACTGGCCCCCGAGGGCACGATCTTCGCCGCCGGCGTCGGCCAGCACCAGATGTGGGCCGCCCACTTCATCGACTACGACCAGCCCGCCACCTGGCTCAACTCCGGCGGCGCCGGAACCATGGGCTACGCCGTCCCGGCCGCCATGGGCGCCAAGGCCGGTGTGCCCGAGCGCACCGTCTGGGCGATCGACGGCGACGGCTGCTTCCAGATGACCAACCAGGAACTGGTCACCTGCGCGCTGAACAACATCCCGATCAAGGTCGCCATCATCAACAACGGCGCCCTCGGGATGGTCCGCCAGTGGCAGACCCTCTTCTACAACCAGCGCTACTCCAACACCGTCCTGCACTCCGGCCCCGAGGCGGACGGCAGGCAGCCCAGCGCGGGCACCCGGATCCCGGACTTCGTGAAGCTGTCCGAGGCGATGGGCTGTGTCGCCATGCGCTGCGAGCGCCCCGAGGACCTGGACAAGGTCATCGCCGAGGCCAACGCCATCAACGACCGCCCCGTCGTCATCGACTTCATCGTCCACGAGGACGCCCAGGTGTGGCCCATGGTCGCCGCCGGCACCTCCAACGATGAGGTCATGGCCGCCCGCGGGGTCCGCCCCGACTTCGGCGACAGCGAAGACGACTGA
- a CDS encoding 2-hydroxyacid dehydrogenase has translation MTADVWLPVPADEIDGLPDPAAGLVYRFWDGGPDFPADPADCAFYVVPYMKGTEIAVRPLAAMTSLRVVQTLSAGIDHVTPGLGDVRPGVALCNARGVHEASTAELTLALILASLRGIPGFVHGQDREEWRAGFYPSLADKSVLIVGYGSIGAAIEDRLTPFECARVLRVARSARATERGPVHALTDLPALLPQADVVVLSTPLTPDTHHLAGAGFLSRMKDGALLVNVARGPVVDTKALLAEVESGRITAALDVTDPEPLPAGHPLWHAPGVLISPHVGGSTSAFLPRAKRLIADQLNRFTAGEELRNVILTTG, from the coding sequence ATGACTGCTGATGTGTGGCTCCCCGTTCCGGCCGACGAGATCGACGGCCTGCCCGACCCGGCCGCCGGACTCGTCTACCGCTTCTGGGACGGCGGTCCCGACTTCCCGGCCGACCCCGCCGACTGTGCCTTCTACGTGGTCCCGTACATGAAGGGCACCGAGATAGCGGTCCGGCCGCTCGCCGCGATGACCTCGCTGCGGGTCGTGCAGACCCTGTCGGCGGGCATCGACCACGTCACGCCCGGTCTCGGGGACGTGCGGCCCGGGGTGGCGCTGTGCAACGCCCGAGGCGTCCACGAGGCCAGCACGGCGGAACTCACGCTCGCGCTGATCCTCGCGTCCCTGCGGGGCATCCCCGGCTTCGTCCACGGGCAGGACCGGGAGGAGTGGCGAGCCGGCTTCTACCCGTCGCTCGCCGACAAGTCCGTGCTGATCGTCGGTTACGGGTCGATCGGCGCGGCCATCGAGGACCGGCTCACTCCCTTCGAGTGCGCGCGGGTCCTGCGCGTCGCGCGCTCCGCACGCGCCACCGAGCGCGGGCCCGTGCACGCGCTCACCGATCTGCCCGCGCTCCTCCCACAGGCCGACGTGGTGGTCCTGTCCACTCCGCTCACCCCCGACACCCACCACCTCGCCGGCGCCGGGTTCCTGTCCCGGATGAAGGACGGCGCGCTGCTCGTGAACGTCGCCCGCGGGCCCGTCGTGGACACCAAGGCCCTGCTCGCCGAGGTGGAGAGCGGCCGCATCACCGCCGCCCTCGACGTCACCGACCCGGAGCCGCTGCCGGCCGGGCACCCCCTGTGGCACGCCCCCGGCGTCCTGATCAGCCCCCATGTCGGCGGCTCCACCTCGGCGTTCCTGCCCCGCGCCAAGCGCCTGATCGCCGACCAGCTGAACCGCTTCACCGCCGGCGAGGAGCTGCGGAACGTCATCCTCACCACCGGCTAG
- the ilvN gene encoding acetolactate synthase small subunit, with product MSKHTLSVLVENTPGILARIAALFSRRGFNIDSLAVGVTEHPDISRITIVVNVEDLPLEQVTKQLNKLVNVLKIVELEPSAAIQRELVLVKVRADNETRSQIVEIVQLFRAKTVDVSPEAVTIEATGSSDKLEAMLKMLEQFGIKELVQSGTIAIGRGARSITDRSLRALERSA from the coding sequence ATGTCCAAGCACACGCTCTCCGTCCTGGTGGAGAACACGCCCGGCATCCTCGCCCGGATCGCCGCCCTGTTCTCCCGGCGCGGCTTCAACATCGACTCCCTCGCCGTCGGTGTCACCGAGCACCCCGACATCTCCCGCATCACCATCGTGGTCAATGTCGAGGACCTGCCGCTGGAGCAGGTGACGAAGCAGCTCAACAAGCTGGTCAACGTCCTGAAGATCGTCGAACTCGAGCCCAGCGCCGCGATCCAGCGCGAGCTCGTCCTGGTGAAGGTCCGCGCCGACAACGAGACCCGCTCCCAGATCGTCGAGATCGTCCAGCTGTTCCGCGCCAAGACCGTGGACGTCTCGCCCGAGGCGGTCACCATCGAGGCCACCGGATCGAGTGACAAGCTCGAGGCGATGCTCAAGATGCTGGAACAGTTCGGCATCAAGGAACTCGTCCAGTCCGGCACGATCGCCATAGGGCGCGGAGCCCGGTCCATCACGGACCGGTCGCTGCGGGCCCTGGAGCGGTCCGCCTGA
- a CDS encoding aldo/keto reductase produces MERRTLGATGLEVGAVGLGCMPMSWAYSASQQRGDRSLRAVHAALDAGVTLLDTADMYGPFTNELLLGRVLKERRAEAFVSTKCGLLVGEGHIVANGRPSYVRRACDASLRRLQTEVIDLYQLHRADPEVPVEETWGAMAELVTAGKVRALGLCAMGVRGSRRGSSDLYDGTIRQLERVQQVFPVSAVQAELSVWSPEALGRLLPWCASRGVGFLAAMPLGNGFLTGTLTPGGGFEPEDLRARHPRFTAEMMAANQPVVAGLRRVADRHGGAAAGVTPAQVALAWVLSRGRHVVPVPGTKRAAWAVENAGAARLALTDRDLAEITALPPARGSWD; encoded by the coding sequence TTGGAGCGCAGGACACTCGGGGCGACCGGGCTGGAAGTGGGGGCGGTCGGCCTCGGCTGTATGCCGATGAGCTGGGCCTACAGCGCTTCCCAACAGCGCGGGGACCGCTCACTGCGCGCCGTGCACGCCGCGCTCGACGCCGGGGTGACCCTGCTGGACACCGCGGACATGTACGGGCCGTTCACCAACGAGCTGCTGCTCGGGCGGGTGCTGAAGGAGCGCCGGGCCGAGGCGTTCGTGTCCACCAAGTGCGGGCTGCTCGTCGGGGAGGGCCACATCGTGGCGAACGGCCGGCCGTCGTACGTGCGCCGGGCGTGCGACGCGTCGCTCCGGCGGCTCCAGACGGAGGTGATCGACCTGTACCAGCTGCACCGGGCCGATCCGGAGGTGCCCGTGGAGGAGACCTGGGGCGCGATGGCGGAGCTGGTCACCGCGGGCAAGGTGCGGGCGCTGGGGCTGTGCGCGATGGGCGTGCGCGGGTCGCGCCGGGGATCGTCGGACTTGTACGACGGAACGATTCGCCAGCTGGAGCGGGTCCAGCAGGTCTTCCCGGTGAGCGCGGTCCAGGCGGAGCTGTCCGTGTGGTCGCCCGAGGCGCTGGGCCGGCTGCTGCCGTGGTGCGCCTCGCGGGGCGTGGGGTTCCTGGCGGCGATGCCTCTCGGCAACGGCTTCCTGACCGGGACGCTCACGCCGGGCGGCGGGTTCGAGCCGGAGGACCTGCGGGCCCGGCACCCGCGGTTCACGGCCGAGATGATGGCCGCGAACCAGCCGGTCGTGGCGGGGCTGCGGCGCGTGGCCGACCGTCACGGCGGCGCGGCCGCCGGGGTGACCCCGGCGCAGGTGGCGCTGGCCTGGGTGCTGTCGCGGGGGCGGCACGTGGTGCCGGTGCCGGGCACGAAGCGCGCGGCCTGGGCGGTGGAGAACGCGGGCGCGGCCCGGCTCGCCCTCACGGACCGGGACCTGGCGGAGATCACGGCGCTTCCGCCGGCCCGGGGGTCGTGGGACTGA